The Synergistaceae bacterium DZ-S4 genome contains a region encoding:
- the tmk gene encoding dTMP kinase gives MFITFEGIDGSGKSTQAALFSKWLSEEKARDVILTREPGGWPGGSVLREIAVSGSLKHKWSEAYLFMLDRAEHVASVIQPAIDAGKDVVCERYHDSTLAYQIWGRGLPLHIFDELARLSSFPVPDITILFDIQPERALKRVRSRGNPDSFENEGSSFMEKIREGYLALSKRDPERWLVIECSSESSEEIFEKMVRLVSSRRILSDK, from the coding sequence ATGTTCATAACCTTTGAGGGGATCGATGGTTCAGGAAAGTCAACACAGGCGGCTCTCTTCTCGAAATGGCTTTCAGAAGAGAAGGCGCGCGATGTGATCCTGACGAGGGAGCCCGGAGGCTGGCCGGGCGGTTCTGTTCTGAGGGAGATCGCCGTAAGCGGCTCTTTGAAGCATAAATGGAGCGAAGCATACCTCTTTATGCTTGACAGGGCCGAGCATGTTGCTTCTGTCATTCAGCCTGCCATAGATGCCGGAAAGGATGTTGTATGCGAAAGGTATCATGATTCAACGCTCGCCTACCAGATATGGGGAAGGGGCCTGCCGCTTCACATATTTGACGAGCTGGCGAGGCTTTCGTCTTTTCCTGTACCGGATATCACGATCCTTTTCGACATACAGCCCGAAAGAGCGCTGAAAAGGGTCAGGTCGAGGGGCAACCCGGATTCATTTGAGAACGAGGGCAGTTCCTTTATGGAAAAGATCAGGGAGGGATATCTTGCCCTTTCTAAACGGGACCCCGAAAGGTGGCTCGTAATAGAGTGCAGTTCGGAAAGCTCAGAAGAAATATTTGAGAAGATGGTCAGGTTGGTTTCATCAAGGAGGATCCTGAGTGATAAATGA
- the ricT gene encoding regulatory iron-sulfur-containing complex subunit RicT, which yields MNKYLAIFGKPRYLGILAYSSDETIEKGTTIVVESYRGEETAVVAGLLTPEQEGEYRLLRNASEHGDSSSKTSEPLVTDLSFISFATDEDIRMAEEYREEEREILKSAIELLKPHELEMKLIDVEFLRQRRKLFFYFSSEQRVDFRAYVRDLAREFKTRIELRQIGVRDEAKIIRGLGPCGQPCCCSYWLNQFAPICIKMVKEQNLALNPAKISGICGRLMCCMCYEHNVYRELWEKLPNPGTKIKTPGGNVVVSGVEVHTNNVRCYIPSRGEIRIPIDRFAEFKETIVSGKDWIIEEEKDNMLPLRPHSELPEIFGGSGSKMRKDKDDGRRERRNEKQDTAEGPEGGSKPNKKKRRPRKLPAAQKEQHVEPDRKEHVKKLPQMIQVKEKEVEKQGIAREKPRRPRRRRSGAKKTERSIPEE from the coding sequence GTGAACAAATATTTGGCAATATTCGGTAAGCCAAGGTACCTTGGCATTTTAGCATACAGTTCTGACGAAACGATCGAAAAAGGTACGACAATTGTGGTCGAATCTTACAGAGGAGAGGAGACGGCTGTGGTCGCCGGTCTCCTTACCCCTGAACAGGAGGGAGAATACAGGCTTCTGAGAAATGCTTCTGAACACGGAGATTCTTCATCAAAGACATCTGAACCCCTTGTTACAGACCTTTCGTTCATTTCGTTTGCCACAGACGAAGATATTCGAATGGCAGAGGAATACAGGGAGGAAGAACGGGAAATATTAAAAAGTGCGATAGAACTGCTCAAACCGCATGAGCTTGAGATGAAGCTGATCGACGTTGAGTTTCTGAGGCAGCGGAGAAAACTCTTTTTCTATTTTTCATCTGAGCAGAGGGTGGACTTCAGGGCCTATGTACGCGACCTGGCAAGAGAGTTCAAGACAAGGATCGAACTTAGGCAGATCGGAGTGAGGGATGAGGCCAAGATCATCAGGGGACTCGGTCCCTGCGGGCAACCCTGCTGCTGCAGTTACTGGCTCAACCAATTTGCGCCGATATGCATCAAGATGGTAAAAGAGCAGAACCTGGCTCTCAATCCGGCGAAGATCTCCGGGATCTGCGGAAGACTTATGTGCTGCATGTGTTACGAACACAACGTATATAGGGAACTTTGGGAAAAACTGCCAAATCCGGGAACTAAAATCAAGACGCCGGGCGGCAATGTCGTCGTCTCGGGAGTGGAAGTCCATACTAACAATGTCCGGTGCTACATACCGTCACGGGGAGAGATAAGGATACCGATAGACCGGTTCGCTGAATTCAAAGAGACTATTGTCTCAGGCAAGGACTGGATAATAGAGGAAGAGAAGGATAACATGCTGCCGCTCAGGCCGCACAGTGAGCTGCCAGAGATCTTTGGCGGGTCAGGCTCAAAAATGCGCAAAGATAAAGATGACGGCAGGAGAGAGAGACGAAATGAGAAACAGGATACAGCAGAAGGCCCTGAGGGGGGGAGCAAGCCAAACAAAAAGAAGAGAAGGCCCAGAAAACTCCCTGCTGCACAAAAAGAACAGCATGTTGAACCGGACAGAAAAGAGCATGTGAAAAAACTTCCGCAGATGATCCAGGTAAAAGAAAAGGAAGTCGAAAAACAAGGTATTGCAAGGGAAAAACCAAGGCGTCCAAGGCGGAGAAGATCCGGGGCAAAGAAAACCGAGAGATCGATACCCGAAGAGTAG
- the ftsY gene encoding signal recognition particle-docking protein FtsY produces the protein MDLFKNLAQKLKNTGNKWTQGISNLFSDEPISDRFWEELEELLILGDVGIDLTEKLIERLKQKAIDGRISRTSELRAVFSDLLVQQLKNVKGMGAALDISSQPAVILMIGVNGSGKTTTSGKLAAQLKKDGRKVLLAAADTFRAAAIEQLKAWGERTEVRVIAQSQDSDPAAVVFDAIMAAKAGNYDVVIADTAGRLHTKSNLMEELAKVYRIVKREIPEGPAEVLIVLDAVTGQNGFMQAETFSKVMPVTGVVLTKFDNTSKGGIVLAIAEKLGMPIRYVGLGEGIDDLQLFDPKTFIDTLLDSEGND, from the coding sequence TTGGATCTTTTTAAAAACCTGGCCCAAAAGCTCAAGAACACCGGAAACAAGTGGACACAGGGCATATCCAACCTATTTTCGGATGAACCAATTTCTGACCGCTTCTGGGAAGAACTTGAAGAATTGCTTATTCTTGGTGATGTCGGCATAGATCTGACTGAAAAACTGATCGAAAGGCTGAAACAGAAGGCAATAGACGGAAGGATATCAAGGACCTCAGAGCTCAGGGCGGTTTTTTCTGATCTGCTTGTCCAGCAGCTCAAGAATGTCAAGGGAATGGGTGCTGCCCTTGATATAAGCAGTCAGCCTGCGGTCATACTCATGATCGGAGTCAATGGAAGCGGAAAGACGACAACATCGGGAAAACTGGCTGCCCAGCTGAAGAAGGATGGCAGGAAGGTCCTTCTTGCCGCCGCCGATACGTTCAGAGCTGCAGCCATTGAACAGCTTAAAGCTTGGGGCGAGAGGACAGAAGTCCGCGTAATAGCCCAAAGCCAGGACAGCGATCCTGCCGCGGTGGTCTTTGATGCCATCATGGCTGCAAAAGCCGGAAATTATGATGTGGTCATAGCAGACACCGCGGGAAGGCTCCATACAAAATCCAACCTGATGGAAGAACTTGCCAAGGTTTACCGCATAGTGAAGCGCGAGATCCCGGAAGGTCCGGCGGAAGTCCTCATAGTTCTTGACGCAGTGACGGGCCAGAACGGTTTCATGCAGGCGGAGACTTTCAGCAAGGTGATGCCCGTTACCGGTGTAGTTCTGACAAAATTCGACAACACCTCCAAAGGCGGGATAGTTCTGGCTATCGCCGAAAAACTCGGTATGCCGATAAGATATGTGGGGTTGGGTGAAGGCATCGACGATCTCCAGCTTTTCGATCCTAAGACTTTCATAGATACGCTCCTTGACTCGGAAGGCAATGATTGA
- a CDS encoding DUF4416 family protein translates to MIEGRHPRDPQVKKIVALLVPRGETEVFETASGLLADVWGEPERISPFIPFTWTNYYEDIAPDLDRCFFSYPGLFTMSELPDWKIMTCRLEKETGASRRVNLDPGTIDGARLLLASTKGQAHRIYLRDGIFAEVTLCRRKGKWESFFYTFPDFKSGAYFEWLETVREDWKREKNSVGM, encoded by the coding sequence ATGATTGAAGGCAGGCATCCCAGGGACCCACAAGTCAAGAAGATAGTTGCCCTTTTGGTCCCCAGAGGGGAAACGGAGGTATTCGAGACTGCGAGCGGACTTCTCGCTGATGTCTGGGGAGAGCCTGAACGGATAAGCCCGTTTATCCCCTTCACATGGACCAACTATTATGAAGATATCGCTCCGGATCTGGACAGGTGTTTCTTTTCCTATCCGGGGCTTTTTACCATGTCTGAGCTCCCGGACTGGAAGATAATGACGTGCAGGCTGGAAAAGGAAACAGGGGCTTCAAGAAGGGTCAACCTTGACCCGGGTACCATAGACGGAGCAAGGCTGCTTCTGGCATCTACCAAGGGACAGGCACACAGGATATATCTCAGGGACGGTATCTTTGCAGAGGTAACACTGTGCAGAAGAAAAGGCAAATGGGAAAGCTTCTTCTACACATTTCCCGATTTTAAAAGCGGAGCATACTTTGAGTGGCTCGAGACTGTCCGGGAGGACTGGAAAAGAGAAAAGAACTCTGTTGGAATGTAG
- the purB gene encoding adenylosuccinate lyase, which produces MIERYETPEIKTIWNDQNRFQKWLDVELAVCRAWNEAGRIPDEDYRNIVEKASFRVERIREIEEVTQHDVIAFVSNVAECIGESGRYVHLGLTSSDVIDTASSLLLSESLDVVLASLRDLRTVLGRKAVEYKMTPCAGRTHGIHAEPTTFGLKLLNHYAEVGRDIERITQSQKEIMVGGLSGAVGTYANCPPAIEARTCELLGLSVDPVSTQVIQRDRHSRVVTDAAICGGSLERMALEIRHLQRTEVLEALEPFKKGQKGSSAMPHKKNPILCERVCGMARLLRGYTIPAVENIALWHERDISHSSVERVMWPDVFHLVLYMTKTMTKIISGLTVNSEKMKENIEITKGLLFTGRVLVELVEREGISREDAYVIAQSNAMRCWNEKTPLLELLKNDPRINKMSESELESLFDLEYYLKHIDEIFGRFPELQNIPV; this is translated from the coding sequence ATGATCGAACGCTATGAAACTCCTGAAATAAAAACTATATGGAACGACCAGAACCGTTTTCAAAAGTGGCTTGACGTGGAACTTGCCGTATGCAGGGCATGGAACGAAGCCGGCAGGATACCTGACGAAGATTACAGGAATATAGTCGAAAAGGCATCATTCAGGGTTGAAAGGATCCGTGAGATCGAAGAAGTTACTCAGCATGATGTCATCGCATTCGTATCAAACGTGGCAGAGTGCATAGGGGAGTCGGGCCGATATGTCCACCTTGGCCTGACGAGCAGCGACGTCATAGACACAGCCTCCTCCCTCCTCCTGTCCGAAAGCCTGGACGTTGTCCTTGCATCCCTGAGAGATCTCCGCACGGTCCTTGGCCGTAAGGCAGTTGAGTACAAAATGACCCCATGCGCTGGGCGTACCCACGGGATCCATGCAGAGCCGACCACCTTCGGACTCAAGCTGCTGAACCATTATGCCGAGGTCGGGAGGGACATAGAGAGGATCACGCAGTCACAAAAGGAAATAATGGTCGGAGGACTCTCCGGCGCAGTAGGCACATATGCGAACTGTCCTCCCGCCATCGAGGCAAGGACCTGTGAGTTGCTTGGCCTCTCTGTTGACCCGGTTTCAACGCAGGTCATCCAGAGGGACAGGCACTCACGCGTAGTTACAGATGCCGCAATATGCGGGGGTTCGCTTGAAAGGATGGCGCTTGAGATCCGCCACCTGCAGAGAACTGAAGTCCTGGAAGCGCTTGAACCATTCAAAAAAGGTCAAAAGGGCTCGTCGGCAATGCCCCACAAGAAAAATCCGATACTATGCGAGAGAGTCTGCGGAATGGCAAGGCTTCTGAGGGGCTACACTATCCCGGCGGTCGAGAATATAGCCCTTTGGCATGAACGTGACATCAGCCACTCTTCGGTGGAGAGGGTCATGTGGCCGGACGTGTTCCACCTTGTTCTGTACATGACAAAAACCATGACTAAAATAATAAGCGGACTCACAGTAAATTCAGAAAAGATGAAAGAAAATATTGAAATAACAAAAGGCCTTCTTTTTACAGGCAGAGTACTGGTCGAACTTGTTGAAAGGGAAGGCATCAGCAGGGAAGATGCTTACGTAATAGCACAAAGTAATGCGATGAGGTGCTGGAACGAAAAAACACCACTGCTTGAACTCCTGAAAAATGACCCGAGGATCAACAAAATGAGTGAGAGTGAGCTGGAATCTTTATTTGATTTGGAGTATTATCTAAAGCATATAGATGAGATATTCGGCAGATTTCCCGAATTGCAGAATATCCCTGTATAA
- the glpX gene encoding class II fructose-bisphosphatase, with translation MAAPDRNIALEMVRATEAAAMAAGRWMGRGDKNGVDGAAVNAMRFMLNNVNMDGQVVIGEGEKDEAPMLFNGEKLGTGCDPQVDIAVDPIDGTRLTAQGLPNAVSVVAFAERDTMFDPQHIFYMDKIATGPFAAHAINIDASPSDNIRAVARALRKSVEDVTVIVLDRPRHEELIKEIRSMHARIRLIPDGDVAGALSTCKPNSGIDLLMGIGGSPEAVITACAVKCVGGNMQCKLWPRNDEEREKCKEKGMDVEKVLHLNDLVACENVFFAATGVTDGDWLKGVRYAGDVVHTSSLVMRAKSGTIRYIDAIHNVQKLDEISGIKYGAQSTSVSFL, from the coding sequence ATGGCTGCTCCAGACAGAAACATTGCTCTCGAAATGGTTCGTGCTACGGAAGCTGCGGCTATGGCCGCTGGACGGTGGATGGGACGTGGGGACAAGAACGGAGTTGACGGCGCCGCTGTAAATGCTATGCGGTTCATGCTCAACAACGTCAATATGGACGGTCAGGTCGTAATCGGAGAGGGAGAGAAGGACGAAGCTCCGATGCTCTTCAACGGGGAAAAACTCGGCACCGGATGCGATCCGCAGGTCGACATCGCGGTCGACCCTATCGACGGGACACGTCTTACGGCCCAGGGACTCCCGAACGCGGTCAGCGTAGTTGCGTTTGCAGAGCGTGATACTATGTTTGACCCACAGCATATTTTCTATATGGACAAAATAGCTACAGGTCCTTTTGCGGCACATGCGATAAACATTGATGCCTCTCCCTCGGACAACATAAGGGCCGTTGCAAGGGCGCTCAGAAAATCGGTCGAAGACGTGACAGTCATTGTACTTGACAGGCCGAGGCATGAAGAGCTCATCAAGGAGATCCGTTCCATGCACGCAAGGATCAGGCTTATCCCCGACGGAGACGTTGCAGGGGCTCTTTCAACATGCAAACCAAATTCCGGGATAGACCTCCTAATGGGGATAGGCGGCTCTCCCGAAGCAGTAATAACAGCATGTGCAGTTAAGTGCGTCGGAGGCAACATGCAGTGCAAACTTTGGCCGCGCAACGACGAGGAGAGGGAGAAGTGCAAGGAAAAGGGTATGGATGTGGAGAAAGTCCTACACCTAAATGACCTAGTAGCATGCGAGAACGTATTCTTTGCCGCTACAGGCGTCACCGACGGCGACTGGCTGAAGGGCGTACGCTATGCGGGAGATGTGGTCCACACATCATCGCTCGTTATGAGGGCAAAGAGCGGCACCATACGCTACATCGACGCGATCCACAACGTTCAGAAGCTGGACGAGATCAGCGGGATCAAATACGGAGCACAGTCGACCTCAGTATCTTTCCTCTAA
- a CDS encoding NAD(P)H-dependent oxidoreductase subunit E, with translation MGEIDRIAEVLLTYKQDPRYLLAVLLDIQESENYISTEAMRAVAQYLGVSESRVFAVATFYRTLSMKKKGRKIIRVCMGTACHLRGSAAVLHELEKRFGIKAGDVTENGEFTLETVNCVGACALAPVITCGDDSFGRMDPAKAAELITKGAFE, from the coding sequence TTGGGGGAGATCGATCGAATCGCTGAGGTTTTGCTTACCTATAAGCAAGATCCCAGGTATTTGCTTGCTGTTCTTCTCGATATCCAGGAATCAGAAAACTACATATCAACGGAGGCAATGCGTGCTGTTGCCCAATATCTCGGCGTCTCGGAAAGCCGCGTTTTTGCCGTTGCGACCTTTTACCGGACGCTGAGCATGAAAAAGAAAGGAAGAAAGATCATACGTGTCTGCATGGGCACCGCATGTCACCTGCGCGGCTCTGCCGCAGTGCTCCATGAGCTGGAGAAAAGGTTTGGCATAAAAGCGGGAGACGTGACTGAAAACGGAGAATTCACACTTGAAACAGTGAACTGTGTCGGTGCATGCGCCCTGGCTCCGGTCATCACCTGCGGCGATGATTCTTTTGGCAGGATGGACCCTGCCAAAGCTGCAGAACTTATCACAAAGGGGGCCTTTGAATGA
- a CDS encoding 4Fe-4S binding protein, whose translation MKFGTLSALRSYKEQLSNRTRSGKEIWVCGGPGCVANGSPAVAEEFQRLIGQRSSEGPRSFWQNLKVMICREDQTFRTGLTGCMGPCENGPIVHVEPEGWYYRKVTPEDAAGILDSLKEGRPYMAKAMYGKDGKPSEDPTAENIPFLSGQKKLVLGNMSSMSPLDLEDYLAHGGYSGLLKALESMTPEEVCAEVRESGLRGRGGGGFPAGVKWESCRGSSSEKRYVLVNGDEGDPGAFMDRALMEGDPFSVIEGLTIGAYAVGSSEGIIYVRHEYPLAVKRLTNAITILEEAGLLGKDILGTGFDFHVEICKGGGAFVCGESTALMTSIEGKPGVPRVKYIRSTEKGLWGSPTVLNNVETWANVPLIITNGSSRYRETGSSNNSGTKVFALVGKVKNTGLVEVPMGTTLREMIYGIGGGVAKARPFKAVQTGGPSGGCLPASMLDTPVDFDSLDQAGSMMGSGGMIVMDDRTCMVDIARYFIDFLVEESCGKCVPCREGLKKMQIILHSLTGGMGQEGDTDTLKELAESISDTALCALGQSAANPVLSTIRYFYEEYVEHEREHFCRAGVCTGMFRITIDEEKCTSCGLCSKSCPTKTIELAGSGKYRIEQAGCIKCGACFEVCPFSSVEIVNEVSNDD comes from the coding sequence ATGAAATTCGGGACCCTTTCCGCCCTGAGATCCTACAAAGAACAATTATCGAACAGAACGAGGTCCGGCAAAGAAATATGGGTATGCGGCGGACCGGGATGCGTTGCTAACGGCAGTCCTGCCGTCGCGGAGGAATTCCAAAGGCTTATCGGACAGAGATCTTCAGAGGGACCCCGATCCTTCTGGCAAAACCTCAAGGTGATGATCTGCCGTGAAGACCAAACCTTCAGGACAGGTTTGACAGGATGTATGGGGCCATGCGAGAACGGTCCGATAGTACATGTCGAACCTGAAGGCTGGTATTACCGGAAGGTCACGCCGGAGGACGCCGCCGGCATTCTGGATTCTTTGAAGGAAGGGCGCCCATACATGGCAAAAGCCATGTACGGCAAAGACGGTAAACCATCTGAGGATCCAACGGCTGAAAACATCCCTTTCCTTTCCGGACAGAAAAAGCTCGTCCTTGGCAATATGAGCAGCATGTCCCCTCTGGACCTGGAAGACTATCTGGCGCACGGCGGTTACTCAGGGCTGCTAAAGGCCCTTGAAAGCATGACGCCTGAAGAGGTCTGCGCTGAGGTCAGGGAATCAGGCCTGAGAGGCAGAGGCGGAGGGGGCTTCCCGGCCGGGGTAAAGTGGGAATCTTGCCGCGGCTCGTCCTCTGAGAAACGCTATGTTCTGGTAAACGGCGATGAGGGGGACCCCGGGGCATTTATGGACAGGGCGCTTATGGAAGGCGATCCCTTCTCTGTCATAGAGGGCCTGACCATAGGAGCATACGCTGTCGGCTCAAGCGAAGGCATTATCTATGTAAGGCATGAATATCCGCTCGCAGTAAAGAGACTTACAAACGCAATAACCATTCTTGAAGAGGCCGGCCTTTTGGGAAAGGACATCCTTGGCACAGGATTTGACTTCCATGTTGAGATCTGCAAGGGCGGGGGAGCTTTTGTCTGCGGCGAATCCACTGCGCTCATGACCTCAATCGAGGGAAAGCCCGGAGTCCCGAGGGTCAAGTATATAAGATCCACAGAAAAGGGCCTCTGGGGGTCTCCGACTGTCCTGAACAACGTTGAGACCTGGGCGAATGTTCCGCTGATCATAACAAACGGATCATCCCGGTACAGGGAAACAGGTTCTTCCAACAACTCCGGGACAAAGGTCTTCGCGCTGGTCGGTAAAGTAAAGAACACCGGACTTGTCGAAGTGCCTATGGGAACCACTCTAAGAGAGATGATATACGGCATTGGAGGAGGAGTAGCCAAGGCCCGGCCCTTCAAAGCGGTACAGACAGGCGGTCCGTCCGGCGGATGCCTTCCCGCGTCGATGCTCGATACCCCTGTCGACTTTGACAGCCTCGATCAGGCAGGTTCAATGATGGGATCGGGCGGCATGATCGTCATGGACGACAGGACCTGCATGGTGGACATTGCACGGTATTTCATCGATTTCCTTGTTGAGGAATCCTGCGGTAAGTGTGTACCATGCAGGGAAGGACTCAAAAAAATGCAGATAATACTGCACTCTCTTACCGGAGGCATGGGTCAGGAGGGTGACACCGACACCCTGAAAGAGCTGGCAGAAAGCATCTCAGACACGGCCCTTTGCGCATTGGGGCAGTCTGCAGCTAATCCTGTGCTTTCTACGATCAGATATTTTTATGAGGAATATGTTGAGCATGAAAGGGAGCACTTCTGCAGAGCCGGAGTCTGCACGGGAATGTTCCGGATAACGATCGATGAAGAGAAGTGCACAAGCTGCGGCCTTTGCTCAAAGAGCTGTCCGACCAAAACCATCGAACTCGCGGGGAGCGGGAAGTACCGCATTGAACAGGCAGGCTGCATAAAATGCGGTGCCTGCTTCGAAGTCTGTCCCTTCTCATCCGTTGAAATAGTAAACGAGGTGAGCAATGATGATTGA
- a CDS encoding 2Fe-2S iron-sulfur cluster-binding protein: protein MMIEITINGTPIKVKKGTILLHAAQENGIDIPTLCDHEGLNPEGNCRLCSVEIEEPGRKKIVASCMFPVTRSISVETESERVKRARRTVLQLLINRNPKSPVIQQLCARYGVSREERFAFEPDLCIRCGRCVRACEANGTKAIELVGRGFDRHVAPPYEMETDACIGCLSCATVCPTGKITYEESPGKRKIWHKEFDVLQCRRCGMFFATKEMLDWAGRPENDRDYCDHCQKYIESVKFLTGSQNK, encoded by the coding sequence ATGATGATTGAGATAACGATCAACGGCACACCGATAAAGGTCAAAAAAGGCACTATCCTGCTGCATGCGGCGCAGGAAAACGGGATAGACATCCCGACCCTTTGCGATCACGAGGGACTAAATCCTGAAGGCAACTGCAGGCTCTGCTCCGTGGAGATAGAGGAACCCGGCAGAAAAAAGATAGTTGCTTCCTGCATGTTCCCGGTGACAAGGAGCATCTCTGTGGAAACAGAAAGTGAAAGGGTAAAGAGAGCAAGAAGGACAGTCCTTCAGCTTCTCATAAACAGAAATCCCAAATCCCCCGTCATCCAGCAGCTCTGTGCCCGGTACGGCGTCAGCCGTGAAGAGCGGTTCGCTTTTGAACCTGATCTCTGCATAAGGTGCGGCAGATGCGTAAGGGCCTGCGAAGCAAACGGAACAAAAGCTATAGAGCTTGTAGGCAGAGGCTTTGACAGACACGTTGCGCCCCCTTATGAGATGGAAACAGATGCATGTATAGGCTGTCTCTCCTGTGCTACTGTATGTCCGACCGGAAAGATAACTTATGAGGAGTCTCCGGGAAAGAGGAAGATCTGGCATAAGGAGTTCGATGTCCTTCAGTGCAGGAGGTGCGGCATGTTCTTTGCCACAAAAGAAATGCTTGACTGGGCAGGAAGGCCGGAGAACGACCGCGACTACTGCGACCACTGCCAAAAATATATTGAAAGCGTCAAGTTTTTGACAGGATCTCAAAATAAATAA
- a CDS encoding 4Fe-4S dicluster domain-containing protein has protein sequence MEMILITSPEKCIGCGTCELACSLSHNGECRPAISRVNVFRFAKGSNVPMMCFQCEEAACMAVCKTKALIRDEETGVVKVEDDKCIGCRMCVMACPFGNIAFDRVAKVAIKCNHCDGEPLCAEFCPTAAIEYVPADTATLNRKKAFSAKMKQALEEVK, from the coding sequence ATGGAAATGATACTTATAACTTCGCCGGAGAAATGCATCGGCTGCGGGACCTGTGAACTGGCATGTTCACTGTCCCACAACGGGGAGTGCAGGCCGGCGATATCCAGAGTCAACGTATTCAGGTTCGCGAAGGGCAGCAACGTCCCGATGATGTGCTTCCAGTGTGAAGAAGCGGCATGCATGGCGGTCTGCAAGACGAAAGCCCTGATACGTGACGAGGAGACAGGCGTAGTGAAGGTGGAGGACGACAAGTGCATCGGATGCAGGATGTGCGTTATGGCCTGTCCCTTCGGGAACATTGCGTTCGACAGGGTCGCAAAAGTCGCGATCAAATGCAATCACTGCGACGGAGAGCCCCTGTGCGCTGAATTCTGCCCGACTGCAGCGATCGAGTATGTACCTGCCGATACCGCAACGCTCAACAGGAAAAAGGCGTTTTCGGCCAAAATGAAACAGGCTCTTGAGGAGGTGAAGTAA